The Macaca nemestrina isolate mMacNem1 chromosome 12, mMacNem.hap1, whole genome shotgun sequence genome contains a region encoding:
- the LIPT2-AS1 gene encoding tigger transposable element-derived protein 1 has translation MSKISEDTPVNISDKKKRKHLCLSIAQKVKLLEKLDSGVSVKHLTEEYGVGMTTIYDLKKQKDKLLKFYAESDEQILLKNRKTLHKAKNEDLDRVLKEWIRQRLSEHMPLNGVLIMKQAKIYHNELKIEGNCEYSTGWLQKFKKRHGIKFLKICGNKASAGREAAEKFTGKFSNDDEQDGNLEGFYMSSEKKIMSDLLTYTKNIHPETVSKLEEEDIKDVFNSNNEVPVVHSLSNGEVTKMVLNQGDHDSNDNEDDVNTAEKVPIDDMVKMCDGLIKGLEQHAFITEQEIMSVYKIKERLLRQKASLMRQMTLKETFKKSIQRNAASSLQNPLLGPSTASDASSHLKIKYSVQ, from the coding sequence atgtcaaaaatatcTGAAGATACCCCTGTGAATATCAGtgataagaaaaagaggaagcatTTATGTTTATCTATAGCACAGAAAGTCAAGTTGTTGGAGAAACTGGACAGTGGTGTAAGTGTGAAACATCTTACAGAAGAGTATGGTGTTGGAATGACCACCATATATGAcctgaagaaacagaaggatAAACTATTGAAGTTTTATGCTGAAAGTGATGAGCAGATActattgaaaaatagaaaaacacttcATAAAGCTAAAAATGAAGATCTTGATCGTGTATTGAAAGAGTGGATCCGTCAGCGTCTCAGTGAACACATGCCACTTAATGGTGTGCTGATCATGAAACAAGCAAAGATCTATCACAATGAACTAAAAATTGAGGGGAACTGTGAATATTCAACAGGCTGGTTGCAGAAATTTAAGAAGAGACATggcattaaatttttaaagatttgtggCAATAAAGCATCTGCTGGTCGTGAAGCAGCAGAGAAGTTTACTGGCAAGTTCAGTAATGATGATGAACAAGATGGTAACTTGGAAGGATTCTATAtgtcaagtgagaaaaaaataatgtctgACCTCCTTACgtatacaaaaaatatacatcCAGAGACTGTCAGTAAGCTGGAAGAAGAGGATATCAAAGATGTTTTTAACAGTAATAACGAGGTTCCAGTTGTTCATTCATTGTCCAATGGTGAAGTAACAAAAATGGTTCTGAATCAAGGTGATCATGATAGTAatgataatgaagatgatgttAACACTGCAGAAAAAGTGCCTATAGATGACATGGTAAAAATGTGTGATGGGCTTATTAAAGGACTAGAGCAGCATGCATTCATAACAGAACAAGAAATCATGTcagtttataaaatcaaagagagACTTCTAAGACAAAAAGCATCATTAATGAGGCAGATGActctgaaagaaacatttaaaaaatccatccaGAGGAATGCTGCTTCCTCTCTACAGAATCCACTTCTTGGTCCCTCAACTGCTTCTGATGCTTCTTctcacctaaaaataaaatacagtgtacAGTAA
- the LOC105468740 gene encoding octanoyl-[acyl-carrier-protein]:protein N-octanoyltransferase LIPT2, mitochondrial isoform X2 translates to MRQPAVRLLRLGRVPYAELLGLQDRWLRRLQAEPGTEASSGTEAGALLLCEPAGPVYTAGLRGGLTPEETARLRALGAEVRVTGRGGLATFHGPGQLLCHPVLDLRRLGLRLRMHVAALEACAVRLCELQGLQDARARSPPYTGVWLDDRKICAIGERRGAGRDLRAGESAVEGTSRPTAWLSTALRTSRGLSTLCPVDWLGQASLP, encoded by the exons ATGCGGCAACCCGCGGTTCGGCTGTTGCGCCTGGGTCGGGTGCCGTACGCCGAGCTGCTGGGGCTGCAGGACCGCTGGCTGCGGCGGCTACAGGCCGAGCCAGGCACTGAAGCCTCGTCGGGGACTGAGGCGGGCGCGCTCCTGCTCTGCGAGCCCGCGGGGCCCGTGTACACGGCCGGGCTGCGCGGCGGTCTGACGCCCGAGGAAACTGCGCGGCTACGGGCCTTGGGCGCCGAGGTGCGCGTCACAGGCCGCGGTGGCCTGGCCACCTTCCACGGCCCGGGCCAGCTGCTTTGCCACCCGGTACTCGACCTGCGGCGTCTCGGTCTGCGCTTGCGCATGCACGTAGCGGCGCTGGAGGCGTGCGCCGTGCGCCTGTGCGAGCTCCAGGGCCTGCAGGACGCCCGCGCGCGGTCCCCACCCTACACCGGCGTCTGGCTGGACGATCGCAAGATCTGCGCGATCGGTGAGCGCCGCGGCGCAGGGCGGGACCTGAGAGCCGGG GAGTCCGCTGTGGAAGGCACATCACGTCCCACGGCCTGGCTCTCAACTGCTCTACGGACCTCACGTGGTTTGAGCACATTGTGCCCTGTGGACTGGTTGGGACAGGCGTCACTTCCTTGA
- the LOC105468740 gene encoding octanoyl-[acyl-carrier-protein]:protein N-octanoyltransferase LIPT2, mitochondrial isoform X1 yields the protein MRQPAVRLLRLGRVPYAELLGLQDRWLRRLQAEPGTEASSGTEAGALLLCEPAGPVYTAGLRGGLTPEETARLRALGAEVRVTGRGGLATFHGPGQLLCHPVLDLRRLGLRLRMHVAALEACAVRLCELQGLQDARARSPPYTGVWLDDRKICAIGVRCGRHITSHGLALNCSTDLTWFEHIVPCGLVGTGVTSLSKELQRHVTVDEVMPPFLVAFKEIYKCTLISEDSPN from the exons ATGCGGCAACCCGCGGTTCGGCTGTTGCGCCTGGGTCGGGTGCCGTACGCCGAGCTGCTGGGGCTGCAGGACCGCTGGCTGCGGCGGCTACAGGCCGAGCCAGGCACTGAAGCCTCGTCGGGGACTGAGGCGGGCGCGCTCCTGCTCTGCGAGCCCGCGGGGCCCGTGTACACGGCCGGGCTGCGCGGCGGTCTGACGCCCGAGGAAACTGCGCGGCTACGGGCCTTGGGCGCCGAGGTGCGCGTCACAGGCCGCGGTGGCCTGGCCACCTTCCACGGCCCGGGCCAGCTGCTTTGCCACCCGGTACTCGACCTGCGGCGTCTCGGTCTGCGCTTGCGCATGCACGTAGCGGCGCTGGAGGCGTGCGCCGTGCGCCTGTGCGAGCTCCAGGGCCTGCAGGACGCCCGCGCGCGGTCCCCACCCTACACCGGCGTCTGGCTGGACGATCGCAAGATCTGCGCGATCG GAGTCCGCTGTGGAAGGCACATCACGTCCCACGGCCTGGCTCTCAACTGCTCTACGGACCTCACGTGGTTTGAGCACATTGTGCCCTGTGGACTGGTTGGGACAGGCGTCACTTCCTTGAGTAAGGAGCTCCAGAGGCACGTCACCGTGGATGAAGTAATGCCACCTTTCCTTGTGGCCTTTAAGGAGATCTACAAGTGCACACTGATCTCAGAGGACAGCCCCAACTGA